One Gloeothece verrucosa PCC 7822 DNA window includes the following coding sequences:
- a CDS encoding fructosamine kinase family protein, with protein sequence MWNAIAEHISQVTNHEFEVLERRSVSGGCINQGYSLSGKGLTYFVKINHASQVEMFEAEALGLKQMLATQTILVPKPICWGMTDRSSYLVLEWLEFGRGNSESWQAMGQKLALMHKAGGSSRFGWERNNTIGSTPQINTWTENWAEFFAEYRIGYQLKLARKRGANLPDATQVIPFVKEFLGDRKPNPSLVHGDLWSGNAAVTTSGEPVILDPATYYGDPEVDIAMTELFGGFTGAFYRGYSDVLPLDSGYEKRKTLYNLYHILNHFNLFGGGYAAQANQMLQQVMSGK encoded by the coding sequence ATGTGGAACGCAATTGCAGAACATATCTCTCAAGTCACTAACCACGAGTTCGAAGTCTTAGAACGCCGTTCGGTTAGTGGGGGATGTATCAATCAAGGTTATTCCCTTAGCGGCAAGGGATTAACCTATTTTGTTAAGATCAATCATGCTTCCCAAGTAGAAATGTTTGAAGCGGAGGCCCTCGGATTAAAACAAATGCTCGCTACCCAAACCATTCTTGTCCCTAAACCGATATGTTGGGGAATGACGGACCGTTCGAGTTATTTAGTTCTAGAATGGTTAGAATTTGGGCGGGGAAATAGCGAGTCTTGGCAAGCGATGGGGCAAAAATTGGCCCTGATGCACAAAGCCGGCGGTTCATCTCGGTTTGGTTGGGAACGAAATAATACGATTGGTTCAACGCCTCAAATTAATACTTGGACGGAAAATTGGGCCGAGTTTTTTGCTGAATACCGCATTGGTTATCAGTTGAAATTAGCCCGAAAACGTGGGGCAAATTTGCCGGATGCAACTCAGGTGATTCCTTTTGTTAAGGAGTTTTTAGGGGATAGAAAGCCTAACCCTTCTCTGGTTCATGGTGATTTATGGTCCGGTAATGCGGCGGTGACGACTTCTGGAGAACCGGTGATTTTAGATCCCGCTACTTATTATGGTGACCCGGAAGTGGATATTGCCATGACTGAATTGTTTGGGGGTTTTACGGGGGCGTTTTATCGGGGTTATAGTGATGTTTTGCCGCTAGATTCGGGTTATGAAAAACGCAAAACGCTCTACAATCTTTATCACATTCTGAATCATTTTAATCTGTTTGGCGGCGGCTATGCGGCTCAGGCTAATCAAATGTTACAGCAAGTGATGTCTGGAAAATGA
- the purH gene encoding bifunctional phosphoribosylaminoimidazolecarboxamide formyltransferase/IMP cyclohydrolase, giving the protein MGRLALLSVSDKSGLVEFARQLVEEFGFEIISSGGTAKSLQAAGLPVIKVSEYTGSPEILGGRVKTLHPRVHGGILARKDVPQDLEDLQANNIRPLDLVVVNLYPFEQTIAQENVTVAEAIEQIDIGGPAMLRASAKNFAHLTVLSNPKYYQAYLEELRQHNGETSLAFRQKMAGETFALTNAYDQAIASYFASLATEETDKPLPTRFSLAGVELQSLRYGENPHQSASWYQTGTQATGWAAAIKLQGKELSYNNLVDLEAARRIITEFGSDEAACAILKHTNPCGVAIGTTLVEAYEKAFNADSVSAFGGIVALNKSIDSQTAKALTTTFLECVVAPGCDEEAKEILAAKGNVRVLVLPNLNEGPKQVVKVIAGGFLVQASDDAKDDPETWEIVTEKQPTPEMLAELLFGWKVTKHVKSNAIVVTKNRTTLGVGAGQMNRVGSVKIALEEAGVAAKGAYLASDGFFPFDDSVRTAADAGIVAIIQPGGSVKDKTVIKAANELGLVMILTGMRHFNH; this is encoded by the coding sequence ATGGGACGTTTAGCACTACTGAGCGTATCAGATAAAAGTGGTCTAGTAGAATTCGCCCGTCAGTTAGTCGAAGAATTTGGGTTTGAAATTATTAGCAGTGGAGGAACCGCAAAATCTCTACAAGCGGCTGGCCTCCCCGTAATCAAAGTCAGTGAGTACACCGGCTCTCCCGAAATCCTCGGTGGAAGAGTCAAAACCCTCCATCCTCGCGTTCATGGAGGCATTTTAGCCCGCAAAGATGTGCCGCAAGATTTAGAAGACCTCCAAGCAAATAATATTCGTCCTCTAGATTTAGTGGTAGTCAATCTTTATCCATTTGAGCAAACCATCGCTCAAGAAAATGTTACGGTGGCCGAAGCGATAGAACAAATAGACATCGGGGGGCCGGCCATGTTACGGGCGAGTGCCAAAAACTTTGCTCATCTAACGGTATTATCTAACCCGAAATATTATCAAGCCTATCTAGAAGAATTAAGACAGCATAACGGGGAAACTTCCCTCGCCTTTCGTCAAAAAATGGCCGGAGAAACTTTTGCTTTGACGAATGCTTACGATCAAGCCATTGCTTCTTATTTTGCCAGTCTTGCCACAGAAGAAACCGATAAACCTTTACCCACTCGTTTTAGTCTCGCTGGTGTAGAATTGCAATCTCTCCGTTATGGAGAAAACCCCCATCAGAGTGCCTCTTGGTATCAAACCGGAACTCAAGCGACGGGTTGGGCAGCCGCTATTAAGTTACAAGGAAAGGAACTCAGTTACAATAATTTAGTTGACCTAGAAGCCGCCCGACGCATCATTACAGAATTTGGTTCAGATGAAGCCGCTTGTGCCATTCTTAAGCATACTAACCCCTGCGGTGTTGCCATTGGTACCACTTTAGTCGAGGCTTATGAAAAGGCGTTTAATGCTGATTCTGTTTCGGCTTTTGGGGGAATTGTTGCTCTCAATAAATCTATTGATTCCCAAACCGCCAAAGCACTAACCACAACTTTTTTAGAGTGTGTGGTTGCCCCTGGATGTGATGAGGAAGCTAAAGAGATTTTAGCGGCTAAAGGGAATGTACGGGTGTTAGTTTTACCGAATTTAAATGAAGGTCCTAAACAAGTGGTAAAAGTCATTGCCGGCGGTTTTTTGGTACAAGCTTCTGATGATGCTAAAGATGACCCCGAAACTTGGGAAATTGTCACTGAAAAACAACCTACCCCGGAAATGTTAGCTGAGTTATTGTTTGGTTGGAAAGTTACTAAGCACGTTAAATCTAATGCCATTGTAGTGACAAAAAACCGCACGACTTTAGGGGTAGGTGCCGGGCAAATGAATCGCGTCGGTTCGGTTAAAATTGCCCTAGAAGAAGCCGGAGTTGCGGCTAAGGGGGCTTATTTGGCTAGTGATGGGTTTTTCCCGTTTGATGATTCCGTCAGGACTGCGGCAGACGCGGGAATTGTTGCTATTATTCAACCTGGGGGATCTGTGAAGGATAAAACCGTGATTAAAGCGGCTAATGAATTAGGCTTGGTGATGATTTTGACCGGTATGCGGCATTTTAATCATTAG
- a CDS encoding DUF937 domain-containing protein, with amino-acid sequence MSLFNQILDAINNPEQEGNSGQLSNILGTVEQLSNTYQTSPGAIQSALSIIGNYTRSALQEKRNSEGDQQVQQIINQFGGTQASPQALDLLFNAPQLQQIAQQVESRTGINAQTIERMLPVLVPLVLNFLKTGNHSQNSQGSNPVLNNFLDADGDGDVDISDAMGMAMRYLNK; translated from the coding sequence ATGAGCTTATTTAATCAAATTCTAGATGCCATCAATAATCCTGAACAAGAAGGCAATTCTGGACAATTATCGAATATTTTGGGCACAGTAGAGCAACTGAGTAACACTTATCAAACCTCGCCCGGAGCCATTCAGTCGGCTCTATCAATTATTGGCAATTATACTCGCTCCGCTCTGCAAGAAAAACGCAATAGCGAAGGAGATCAACAAGTCCAACAAATTATTAACCAATTTGGCGGCACACAAGCAAGTCCCCAAGCGCTCGATCTCCTGTTTAATGCTCCCCAACTCCAACAAATCGCCCAACAGGTAGAATCTAGGACAGGTATTAACGCTCAAACTATTGAGAGAATGTTACCCGTCCTCGTGCCGTTAGTCTTAAATTTCCTGAAAACGGGCAATCATTCTCAAAATTCACAGGGATCAAATCCTGTTCTTAATAATTTTCTAGATGCAGATGGCGATGGAGACGTGGATATTTCTGATGCGATGGGCATGGCCATGCGCTATCTCAATAAATAA
- a CDS encoding thylakoid membrane photosystem I accumulation factor: protein MGSKQNSIKSEQGRRGFKLCLVMLIAVFTSLCIFATSPANAGIDDDRLDGNIFVVYAGNGSLVPSKITLSESLQRQMPAIIVYYLDDSSDCKQYAGVVSRLQEFYGRAASIIPISVDSIPIKDSYSINEVGYYYDGAVPQTVILDQQGKEVFNGKGQVKYEAMDDVLRQVFDLLPRSESIQLKRRSFNEFNSELVPQ, encoded by the coding sequence ATGGGATCAAAACAAAATTCAATCAAATCTGAACAAGGGCGACGTGGGTTTAAACTGTGTCTGGTGATGCTGATCGCCGTTTTTACTAGCTTGTGTATTTTTGCCACCTCGCCGGCAAATGCCGGTATTGACGATGATCGTCTAGATGGCAATATTTTTGTTGTCTATGCGGGGAATGGCTCCTTAGTACCCTCTAAAATTACCTTAAGCGAGTCTTTACAACGACAAATGCCCGCCATCATTGTCTATTATCTGGATGATAGCAGCGACTGTAAGCAATATGCCGGCGTAGTGTCTCGTTTACAGGAGTTTTACGGACGAGCGGCTAGTATTATCCCCATCAGTGTCGATTCTATTCCGATTAAAGACTCTTATTCCATCAATGAAGTCGGCTACTATTACGATGGGGCTGTTCCTCAAACCGTGATTTTAGATCAACAAGGAAAAGAGGTTTTTAATGGCAAAGGACAGGTAAAATACGAAGCGATGGACGACGTTTTAAGGCAAGTTTTTGACCTCCTACCCCGCTCTGAGTCGATACAATTAAAACGCCGCTCTTTCAATGAGTTTAATTCCGAATTAGTGCCACAATAA
- a CDS encoding J domain-containing protein, translating into MNQQQTTTRLKSKELPLQSRLANTHYAILGLHPSASVIEIRRAYRELSKLYHPDTTALAPEVAKTKFHRLNEAYATLSNPERRSLYDLKIGYSRWNVIQTPQDLNRSGEQQQQWSKSAYLDPSDRPLSAGEIFALLILGVTLLGCLALAILMALLRGDPLVPPSALPNTNFSLLFPFIGF; encoded by the coding sequence GTGAATCAGCAGCAGACAACGACACGATTGAAGTCCAAGGAGCTACCGCTTCAAAGTCGGTTGGCTAATACCCACTATGCTATTTTAGGGCTACATCCTTCTGCATCCGTCATAGAAATTCGCCGTGCTTATCGGGAGTTAAGTAAACTTTATCATCCTGATACCACTGCTCTGGCTCCCGAAGTGGCTAAAACTAAGTTTCATCGCTTGAATGAAGCTTATGCTACCTTGAGTAACCCTGAGCGGCGATCGCTCTATGACTTAAAAATTGGTTACTCTCGATGGAATGTGATTCAAACCCCTCAAGATCTTAACCGATCAGGGGAGCAACAACAGCAATGGTCTAAGTCAGCTTATCTCGATCCCAGTGATCGGCCTTTATCAGCCGGAGAAATTTTTGCGCTGTTGATCTTAGGAGTCACTTTGCTCGGTTGTTTAGCACTGGCCATTTTAATGGCTTTGTTGCGCGGCGATCCCCTGGTTCCCCCTTCGGCTTTACCTAATACGAATTTTTCATTATTATTCCCCTTTATTGGCTTTTAA
- a CDS encoding DUF3143 domain-containing protein — MVFPPPETPLYNHPLPVIEQWLTDLGCQQDRNNLHSWTVERSTWKATIYLEVEELSVCYLDAAEGGGDIKRSFKYSLSREDIESAVFSGP, encoded by the coding sequence ATGGTTTTTCCCCCACCCGAAACTCCTTTATATAATCATCCTCTTCCTGTGATCGAACAATGGTTAACTGATTTGGGTTGTCAGCAAGACCGAAACAATCTACACTCTTGGACAGTGGAGCGTTCTACTTGGAAAGCAACTATTTATCTAGAAGTAGAAGAATTAAGCGTTTGTTATCTTGATGCTGCCGAAGGAGGCGGAGATATCAAACGTTCTTTTAAATATTCTTTAAGTCGGGAAGATATTGAATCAGCCGTTTTTTCTGGACCTTAA